A single genomic interval of Euwallacea similis isolate ESF13 chromosome 2, ESF131.1, whole genome shotgun sequence harbors:
- the Fbl6 gene encoding F-box/LRR-repeat protein 6 — protein sequence MSEAMDCYNPTPPVPDTGGTSSASSTLSSPCSNNIVKTDLKSQELDLTDCLLNGDINSYLPNNNVCDENIAMDTDMSKDDSCDSAECASGERTQNYSVVEGDVTSVSQSEDTNSLNEASSATESSQEPQTLESIETPLETEEEFDVTPQTSESYVPEEQNNGNLKKPRKKRISSGPGRGRAPKQSVTMYHSQISGDKNAIKIRIKKSSLSPTRPLPPNKKKSGRRKKHKVYSDTDNSDYEKKPKRSRPSATTDNDVSSTQSGEPPEQSVWGDALRLPAEILEKIFEETCAQNGALPTLVRLCKVCKFWKDISLRPPLWKKADLNYVKEKNRTDLRLHWLILNRLTDCEDIVMGEWKIRDIQAAIEAICEHCPKLRGLNLSGWKGLNADNLKYLTNECKKLERLDLSSINSTSAINAQPLVALSQAMNSRLTHLVLAHNKIAGFMQIISALAAHCPNLQLLDISNVKTFAHNTALLHVEKLQIGCPKIKVLRITNSQVWLAPVTLTEQVASPGFPNLEELSLAGLEEDQTTTSRSMDNEGIERLLKTSTKLRLLDVRGCSKLTDSGLVRVPAWDLEHLFLSACYITRLQNSGLELIIQKWSHSLLEVDLAWSTATSSLDAAVMALAEKEQESKLRILNLCGSSVSLEPIKAVLAKCPCLNSINLQSCRALPRGIKRLYTGSAVDELRKSLSDRKTEGSDGEEGKTATTSPKRD from the exons ATGTCAGAAGCGATGGATTGTTACAATCCAACGCCACCAGTTCCAGATACTGGAGGAACCAGCAGTGCTAGTTCAACTTTAAGTTCCCCTTgttcaaataatattgttaaaacTGACCTGAAGTCCCAAGAGCTGGATCTTACGGACTGCCTACTCAACGGTGACATTAATAGTTACTTACCTAACAATAATGTGTGTGATGAAAACATTGCAATGGACACTGATATGTCTAAGGATGATTCGTGTGATAGTGCCGAGTGTGCGAGTGGGGAGAGAACTCAAAATTATTCAGTAGTGGAAGGTGATGTTACTTCTGTTAGTCAGTCAG aagACACAAACAGTTTAAATGAAGCGAGCAGTGCAACAGAATCTAGCCAAGAGCCTCAAACCTTAGAGAGTATCGAAACTCCTCTTGAAACTGAAGAAGAGTTTGATGTCACACCACAGACCAGTGAGAGCTATGTGCCTGAAGAGCAAAATAATGGAAACCTGAAGAAACCCAGAAAGAAGAGGATTTCGAGTGGTCCGGGACGGGGCAGAGCTCCGAAACAGTCTGTGACCATGTACCACAGTCAAATTAGTGGCGACAAAAATGCCATTAAAATCCGGATTAAAAAAAGCAGTTTAAGCCCTACTCGACCCCTTCCccccaacaaaaaaaaatcgggcCGCAGGAAAAAGCATAAAGTATATTCGGACACTGATAATTCTGATTATGAGAAGAAACCGAAACGCAGTCGGCCCAGTGCCACAACTGACAATGACGTGAGCAGCACCCAAAGTGGGGAACCTCCTGAGCAGAGTGTTTGGGGCGACGCTTTGAGACTGCCTGCGGAAATTTTGGAGAAAATCTTCGAGGAGACTTGCGCTCAGAATGGGGCACTGCCAACTCTCGTTAG GTTATGTAAAGTATGTAAATTCTGGAAGGACATATCGCTAAGGCCCCCATTGTGGAAGAAGGCTGATTTGAATTATGTTAAAGAGAAGAACAGGACTGATCTCCGACTGCATTGGTTGATTCTCAATAGGCTGACAGACTGTGAAGATATTGTGATGG gCGAATGGAAAATTAGAGACATTCAGGCCGCCATTGAGGCCATATGCGAGCATTGTCCTAAGCTTAGAGGCTTAAATTTGAGTGGCTGGAAAGGGCTTAACGCCGATAACCTAAAATACCTGACCAATGAATGTAAAAAGTTGGAGAGGCTTGATTTATCGTCGATAAAT TCCACGTCAGCAATAAATGCCCAACCTTTGGTGGCGTTAAGCCAAGCCATGAATAGCCGATTAACCCACCTAGTTTTGGCTCACAACAAAATAGCTGGTTTTATGCAAATAATATCGGCTCTAGCG GCGCACTGTCCTAACTTGCAATTATTGGATATCTCCAATGTGAAAACCTTTGCCCATAATACGGCCCTGCTTCATGTGGAGAAGCTGCAAATTGGGTGTcctaaaataaaagttttgcgGATCACGAATAGTCAGGTTTGGTTGGCACCAGTTACCCTGACAGAACAG GTTGCATCGCCAGGATTTCCAAATCTAGAGGAACTATCTCTGGCGGGTTTGGAGGAGGACCAGACCACCACCTCCAG GTCTATGGATAACGAGGGTATCGAGCGGCTTCTGAAAACAAGTACAAAATTGCGCCTTTTGGATGTCCGAGGTTGCAGCAAATTAACGGATTCTGGTTTGGTTAGAGTCCCAGCCTGGGATTTGGAACACCTGTTTTTAAGTG cCTGCTATATCACGAGATTGCAAAATTCAGGGCTAGAGCTGATAATCCAAAAATGGAGCCATAGCCTTTTGGAAGTGGATTTGGCGTGGTCTACTGCAACTTCTTCATTGGACGCTGCAGTCATGGCGTTGGCAGAAAAGGAACAAGAATCTAAACTAAG GATACTCAATCTGTGCGGCTCCTCAGTATCTTTGGAACCAATTAAGGCGGTTCTCGCCAAGTGCCCATGTCTGAATTCGATTAACTTGCAGTCCTGCAGGGCATTACCGAGGGGTATTAAACGGCTATATACGGGGTCGGCAGTGGACGAGTTGCGGAAGAGTTTAAGTGACAGGAAGACTGAAGGGAGTGACGGCGAGGAGGGGAAAACTGCTACTACGTCACCAAAGCGAGATTGA